A genomic segment from Gemmatimonadaceae bacterium encodes:
- a CDS encoding ABC transporter permease: MILFSFRNAWRSLRAAPAFSALVALTMAVAIALSALVLGTVNAVLRPASVARRAELLYRVQATVSGKQSATPSAIDLRQMRASVPSLEVISTVRGDYAAVVSRGEAEQRHVMYVDEDFFEVLETRPSAGRFFLPTDRAFGEAPLAVVSDRFWRERLHGASDLSAGTIEVDGTTFRVVGVAPPGLERMLGADLWLLSMRGAVQSTSGLMPPEFVARLRPRASQATLERDLRAMGLHVAAQAPSATAPRFHVRALAVALAEFSELQRSLAWSTRAIVLIACANLANLALARALSRESAHAIARAIGATRGRIVMDILAECAILSVVGGAIGTLCVFALQGALRTAIPTDVPYIGRLDLRLDWMVVTGAIVVSILAACLFGIFPALRASASDPSISLARAAVERTGGSRRLYTGIIVAQLATSLAMLVSAGLLARASGRLSTVGLGFERRGLYEARVLLPAAYRTDSGSANKSFMAAESAVRATPGVVDVSWWVQPRVVGLSVMGFGSGGSTHVLYNPELLTVGAGFLGTMRTRISRGRDLQVGDDEGPAKVVVDERVARELWPDEDALGRQLAVLGPNGMRSYATVIGVSSRMRRMFSSFDVFDVAPGAVYLSRDPTGTTRHLVIRVDESTAASAVARLANRLRDALPPGTQVGIERADRAQRRLEDAHRFITMLFVALAVCAVSLCMLGIYSVLAYATVTRRRELAIRLAVGGTPVDLMRLVSRDATVLALAGTAFGGLLSLGVARLIDPFLLDLYHVNAWTLGAAECVLLAATVLAAFIPVRRAMATDPASMLRAP, encoded by the coding sequence ATGATCCTCTTCTCGTTTCGCAATGCCTGGAGATCGCTTCGAGCAGCTCCCGCTTTTTCCGCACTCGTGGCGCTCACGATGGCGGTGGCGATTGCGCTCAGCGCGCTTGTACTTGGCACCGTGAATGCGGTCTTGCGACCGGCGAGCGTCGCCCGGAGGGCTGAGTTACTCTATCGCGTACAGGCGACCGTTAGCGGGAAACAGAGCGCAACGCCTTCCGCCATCGACCTTCGTCAGATGCGAGCGTCGGTGCCGTCGCTGGAAGTCATTTCGACCGTTCGTGGGGACTACGCCGCGGTGGTTTCACGAGGCGAGGCAGAACAGCGACATGTGATGTATGTCGACGAAGACTTCTTCGAGGTGCTCGAGACGCGACCGAGCGCTGGGCGCTTCTTCCTACCAACCGATCGCGCGTTCGGCGAGGCACCTCTCGCAGTTGTCAGCGATCGCTTCTGGCGTGAACGACTCCACGGTGCCAGCGACCTCTCGGCAGGCACTATCGAGGTAGACGGCACTACCTTCCGAGTCGTCGGCGTCGCGCCCCCGGGCTTGGAGCGAATGCTGGGAGCGGACTTGTGGCTGCTTTCGATGCGCGGTGCGGTTCAGTCAACAAGCGGTCTGATGCCGCCGGAGTTCGTCGCGCGATTACGCCCGCGCGCGTCACAGGCCACGCTGGAGCGCGACCTGCGCGCCATGGGGCTACACGTTGCCGCGCAGGCGCCGAGTGCGACCGCGCCCCGCTTCCATGTTCGAGCGCTCGCCGTCGCGTTGGCGGAGTTCTCGGAGTTGCAGCGGTCGCTGGCATGGTCGACCAGAGCCATCGTGCTCATTGCGTGCGCCAACCTGGCGAACCTGGCGCTTGCACGGGCGCTTAGCCGGGAGAGCGCCCACGCGATCGCCCGAGCGATTGGCGCCACACGGGGACGTATCGTGATGGACATTCTCGCGGAGTGCGCGATTCTGTCCGTGGTGGGAGGAGCCATCGGTACGCTATGTGTGTTCGCATTGCAGGGCGCACTCCGAACGGCGATTCCCACAGACGTTCCCTACATCGGAAGACTCGACCTTCGCCTCGACTGGATGGTGGTGACAGGCGCCATCGTCGTCTCGATCCTCGCTGCATGCCTCTTCGGGATATTCCCCGCCCTTCGAGCGTCTGCGTCGGATCCATCCATATCGCTGGCACGGGCTGCCGTCGAGCGGACGGGTGGTTCGCGACGCCTCTATACAGGGATTATCGTCGCGCAGTTGGCCACCAGCCTTGCAATGCTCGTCAGTGCAGGGTTGTTGGCGCGCGCGAGTGGCCGACTGTCAACGGTGGGTCTGGGCTTCGAGCGCCGCGGGCTCTACGAGGCACGCGTGCTGCTTCCCGCCGCTTACAGGACCGACAGCGGCTCGGCGAACAAATCCTTCATGGCCGCGGAGTCGGCAGTGCGTGCTACGCCCGGCGTCGTTGACGTGAGTTGGTGGGTGCAGCCACGAGTCGTCGGGCTATCCGTCATGGGATTCGGCTCGGGAGGCTCGACCCACGTGCTCTATAACCCCGAGCTGCTCACGGTCGGGGCGGGCTTCCTCGGGACGATGCGAACGCGCATCAGTCGAGGGCGCGATCTTCAGGTCGGCGACGACGAGGGCCCGGCGAAGGTGGTCGTCGACGAGCGTGTGGCGCGAGAGCTTTGGCCCGACGAGGACGCCTTGGGCCGACAGCTCGCCGTGCTGGGGCCAAACGGGATGCGATCATACGCAACCGTGATCGGTGTGTCGTCCCGAATGCGCCGCATGTTCTCGAGCTTCGACGTCTTCGACGTCGCGCCGGGCGCGGTGTACTTGTCGCGTGATCCCACAGGAACGACGCGGCATCTCGTCATCCGCGTGGACGAGAGCACTGCGGCAAGCGCCGTGGCGCGTCTCGCGAACCGCCTGCGTGATGCCCTGCCGCCCGGAACGCAGGTCGGCATCGAGCGCGCCGACCGTGCCCAGCGTCGCCTCGAAGACGCACATCGCTTCATCACGATGCTGTTCGTCGCGCTCGCCGTGTGCGCCGTCTCCTTGTGTATGCTCGGCATCTACTCCGTCCTCGCCTACGCAACGGTGACGCGCCGTCGTGAACTCGCCATACGACTCGCGGTCGGGGGAACACCGGTGGACTTGATGCGCCTGGTGAGCCGTGACGCGACGGTGCTGGCGCTCGCCGGTACTGCCTTCGGCGGTCTGCTTTCGCTCGGCGTAGCGCGACTCATCGATCCGTTCCTGCTGGACCTGTATCACGTGAATGCATGGACGCTCGGCGCAGCTGAGTGTGTGCTGCTGGCGGCGACGGTTCTCGCGGCGTTCATCCCAGTGCGCCGCGCGATGGCGACCGATCCCGCTTCCATGTTGCGGGCGCCGTGA
- a CDS encoding DPP IV N-terminal domain-containing protein, giving the protein MNPLVSGTTGRPTWLPDGRFHYRVTTANGASFVLVNPAKRARGAAFDQARLATALGAATGGTFEGERLPFTTMDFAADGKSLVATVRAQRYRCDLTGYACAPLPKGIAAPPNASTSPDGKSAVFIRSYNLWLKDLEAGNEVQLTTDGIKDFGYATNNAGWVHNDSPVVTWSDDSRQIATFQHDGRGVRDMYLVSTNVGSPKLEAWKYPMPGDSVIFRVSRVILRKGGDGTWAMTRLQMAPDAHRSTVSDHIACGDIICDTQWYPDGSRFAFISSSRDHKQAWLRIADPASGEVRTVLEEKSATQIGDASQPENLWRILPGTNEFIWWSDRDNWTHLYLHDLTTGALKNRITTGDGNVTDIVRIDEKKRLIWFTANGREAGRDPYHQLFYRIGFDGKGLTLLTPEVGNHTVSLSPDGRYFVDTYSTPDTPPVTVLRDANGKVVLPLEKGDISRLLASGWRAPIPVTAKARDGKTDVYGLMYVPTKLDSAKKYPIINHIYPGPQSGSVGPRMFIPSRGDNQALAELGFVVVEIDGLGTPGRSKALRDFYYGRMGDNTLPDQVSAMKDLATRYAFIDIDKVGIWGHSGGGFATASAMFRYPDFFKVGIAESGNHDNRNYEDDWGERYQGLLTRSGPNDNYAAEANQTYAGNLKGKLFLIHGQMDDNVPPVNTQLVVDALMKAGKDFDQIMLPHARHGFGPDAAYIMRRRWDYFVTNLQGNTPPREYQIGKPRVVP; this is encoded by the coding sequence ATGAACCCGCTGGTGAGCGGGACCACCGGTCGGCCAACGTGGCTTCCGGATGGGCGCTTCCATTACCGAGTGACCACGGCCAACGGCGCCTCGTTCGTCCTGGTGAATCCGGCCAAGCGCGCGCGGGGGGCCGCCTTCGACCAGGCACGCCTCGCCACCGCACTCGGCGCCGCCACCGGGGGGACGTTCGAGGGAGAGCGCCTTCCGTTCACGACCATGGATTTTGCGGCTGACGGCAAGTCGCTGGTGGCCACCGTGCGCGCCCAGCGATACCGCTGCGACCTCACCGGCTACGCCTGCGCCCCGCTCCCCAAGGGGATCGCGGCGCCACCCAACGCCTCCACCTCGCCCGACGGGAAGTCGGCGGTCTTCATTCGCAGCTACAACCTCTGGCTCAAGGACCTCGAGGCGGGGAACGAAGTGCAGCTGACGACCGACGGGATCAAGGACTTCGGCTACGCCACCAACAACGCGGGGTGGGTGCATAACGACTCGCCGGTCGTGACCTGGTCCGACGACTCGCGCCAGATCGCGACCTTCCAGCACGACGGGCGCGGGGTGCGCGACATGTACCTCGTCAGCACCAACGTGGGGAGCCCGAAGCTGGAGGCGTGGAAGTACCCGATGCCCGGCGACAGCGTGATCTTCCGCGTCTCGCGCGTCATCCTGCGCAAGGGAGGCGACGGCACGTGGGCGATGACGCGGCTGCAGATGGCGCCCGATGCGCATCGCTCGACCGTGAGCGACCACATTGCCTGCGGCGACATCATCTGCGACACGCAGTGGTATCCAGACGGCTCCCGCTTTGCCTTCATCTCGTCGTCGCGCGATCACAAGCAGGCGTGGCTTCGCATTGCCGATCCCGCATCGGGCGAGGTGCGCACGGTGCTCGAGGAGAAGAGCGCCACGCAGATCGGCGACGCGTCGCAGCCGGAGAACCTCTGGCGCATCCTTCCCGGGACGAACGAGTTCATCTGGTGGTCCGATCGCGACAACTGGACGCACCTCTACCTCCACGATCTCACCACCGGTGCGCTCAAGAACCGCATCACGACCGGCGACGGCAACGTGACCGACATCGTGCGCATCGATGAGAAGAAACGGTTGATCTGGTTCACCGCCAACGGGCGCGAAGCAGGGCGCGACCCGTATCACCAGCTCTTCTATCGCATCGGCTTCGACGGCAAGGGGCTGACGCTGCTCACGCCCGAGGTGGGCAACCATACGGTCTCGCTTTCACCTGACGGGAGGTACTTCGTCGATACGTACTCCACGCCCGACACACCCCCCGTGACGGTGCTGCGCGACGCCAACGGGAAGGTGGTGCTCCCGCTGGAGAAGGGCGACATCTCCCGATTGTTAGCCTCCGGGTGGCGCGCCCCGATCCCCGTGACGGCCAAGGCGCGTGACGGGAAGACGGACGTATACGGCCTCATGTACGTCCCCACGAAGCTCGACTCGGCGAAGAAGTACCCGATCATCAACCACATCTACCCCGGGCCGCAGTCGGGAAGCGTGGGGCCGCGGATGTTCATCCCGTCGCGCGGTGACAACCAGGCGCTGGCCGAGCTGGGGTTCGTCGTGGTCGAGATCGACGGGCTGGGGACGCCGGGGCGCTCCAAGGCCTTGCGCGACTTCTACTATGGGCGCATGGGGGACAACACGCTCCCCGACCAGGTGTCGGCCATGAAGGACCTGGCGACGCGCTATGCGTTCATCGACATCGACAAGGTGGGGATCTGGGGGCACTCGGGCGGCGGCTTCGCTACCGCGTCGGCGATGTTCCGCTACCCCGACTTCTTCAAGGTCGGCATTGCGGAGTCGGGAAACCACGACAACCGCAACTACGAGGACGACTGGGGAGAGCGTTACCAGGGATTGCTCACCAGGTCCGGGCCTAACGACAACTACGCCGCCGAGGCCAACCAGACGTATGCAGGGAACCTCAAGGGGAAGTTGTTCCTGATTCACGGGCAGATGGACGACAACGTTCCGCCGGTGAACACGCAGCTCGTGGTGGACGCGCTGATGAAGGCGGGGAAGGACTTCGACCAGATCATGCTCCCGCACGCCCGCCACGG